The Deltaproteobacteria bacterium genome contains the following window.
AAGTACGTGAATATACATGGTTTCGGTTGCTGGCGTAGCTCAATCGGTAGAGCAGCTGATTTGTAATCAGCAGGTTGCGGGTTCGAGTCCCATCGCCAGCTCCAGTGGCTCAGATACGTGCGGAGGGGTTCCCGAGTGGCCAAAGGGAGCAGACTGTAAATCTGCCGGCGAAGCCTTCGGAGGTTCGAATCCTCCCCCCTCCACCATATGTGGATATACGTGAGGATGCGGGAGTAGCTCAGTGGCTAGAGCATCAGCCTTCCAAGCTGAGGGTCGCGGGTTCGAATCCCGTTTCCCGCTCCATTTTTTTGAGGGATCTCCAGGAAGGGAAGAAATACTGAGTTTGGAACGGCCCACGTAGCTCAGTCGGTAGAGCACATCCTTGGTAAGGATGAGGTCACCAGTTCAATCCTGGTCGTGGGCTCCATTTCAGTGAAAGCAGGTTCGGAATGAGAGATATTATCACCCTTGCATGCAGCGAATGTAAACGGAGAAATTACTCAACAACGAAGAACAAGAGGACGACCAAAAATCGCCTCGAGTTAAAGAAGTATTGCCGGTTCTGCAGAACCCATACGGTTCACAGAGAAACCAAATAGGCAGGATGACAGGAAAACAGGCCAGTAGCTCTAATGGATAGAGCACCGGACTCCAAATCCGGGTGATGGGGGTTCGAGTCCCTCCTGGCCTGCCATTTTTATTGAGCCGGGTCCGTCGATGGAAAAGATAAAGGAAAACTATAACAACATACGGCAGTTCCTCAATGAGGCCAGGGTTGAGTTGCGGAAAGTGGCATGGCCCACGCCGAAGCAGACCATTGCGTCGACATCGGTGGTCATTATCGTCGTCATGGTCGTTTCTTTCTTCCTTGGCGCCGTCGACCTGGGTCTCACGAAGATCGTTCGCATGATTTTAGGATAGGGCATGGCGTTTCACTGGTACGTCGTTCATACATATTCAAGTTTTGAGAACCGGGTCAAGCAGTCCCTCGAGGAGCGGATCCAGGCCGCGGGGATGGGTGATTTTTTCGAAGATATCCTGATCCCCGAGGAGGACGTGGTAGAGCTCAAGAAGGGCGAGAAGAAGACGTCCAAGCGCAAATTCTTTCCCGGGTACATCCTCGTGCGGATGGAGATGAATGACGATACCTGGCACCTGGTGAAGAACACGCCGAAGGTAACGGGGTTCATCGGGGTCAACGACCGTCCAACGCCGATCCCCGACGCCGACGTGGAGTCGCTCAAGACCCGGATCGACGAGGGTACGCTGAAGCCGAAACCCAAGTTCGAATTCGAGGTGGGTGATCATGTGCGGGTCATCGACGGTCCCTTCACCAATTTTGACGGCATCGTCGATGAGGTCAAGCCGGAAAAAGGCAAATTGCGTGTTATCGTAAGTATTTTCGGCCGGTCCACGCCGGTCGAGCTCGAGTTTATACAGGTCGTTCAGAACTGACCGCCAGGTGTGACGCCGGCGGAAAGTTCTGTACGGGAACTTTCACGGTAAGGGGAACGAAATGGCAAAAAAGGTAATCGCGAACATTAAGCTCCAGATCCAGGCGGGCAAGGCGACACCGTCGCCGCCGATCGGCCCGGCCCTGGGCCAGCATGGCGTGAACATCATGGAATTCTGCAAGGCGTACAACGCCTTGACGCAAAGCCAGGAAGGAACGATCATTCCTGTCATTATTACCGTTTACGCCGACAAGTCGTTCACCTTTATCACCAAGACACCGCCCACGTCGGTTCTTCTGAAACAGGCGGCCAAGATCGCCAAGGGCGCCGGTGACCCGAAGCGTGAGCAGGTGGGGCAGGTGACGGAAAAGCAGCTGAAAGAGATTGCCGAGGTCAAGTATAAAGACCTGAACGCGGTTGACATGGAAGGCGCGTTGAAGATCGTTGAAGGCACGGCGCGGTCCATGGGCATCGAGATTATTCCTTAAAACGGTTCGGAGTTTGAGCACATGTCTAACAGGGGCAAACGATACACGGAAGTAAAAAAGAAAATTGAGCCGGGCACGCGGTATACGCTGCGTGAGGCAATGGAAATAACCCTTTCGTCGGCGGGCGCGAAGTTCGACGAAACGGTCGATGCGGCCATTCGGCTCGGAGTGAATCCGAAACACGCGGACCAGATGGTTCGCGGGAGCTGTGTCCTTCCCCACGGGCTGGGGAAAACGGTCAGGGTGCTCGTCTTCGCGAAGGGTGACAAGGAACGCGAAGCCCTTGAGGCGGGTGCCGATTACGCGGGTTCCGACGAGCTGGTCGAAAAGATCAAGGGAGGGTGGCTCGACTTTGACCGGGTGGTGGCGACCCCTGATATCATGGGGACCGTCGGCAAGCTCGGGAAGATCCTGGGCCCCCGGGGCCTGATGCCCAATCCCAAGGTTGGTACGGTGACCTTCGACGTGAAGGACGCCGTTCAGGAACTCAAGGCAGGTAAAGTAGAATTCAGAGTGGAAAAAGCAGGTATTGTCCATAGTCCCGTCGGAAAAGCATCCTTCGGCGCCGACAAGCTCGTGGAGAACCTCCTGGCGCTGATCGATACGATTATAAAACTGAAACCAGCATCGAGTAAGGGAACCTACCTCAAAACCATTTCACTTTCCACAACCATGGGTCCGGGAGTCAAGGTGGATACTACGGATGTGAGGAACATTTTAAGAGCGGGATAAGATCAAAAACATAAAGTCAGAGACAGCAGGTACAGGATGTTTAATCGAACAGCGTTTCGGCCTGCCGAGACAATCGTGGTGTTTTCTGTTTTCTTCCTGTATGGGCGGTCTGACTTTCATGGATTGTAAAAGCAGGGGGTTAGCCCCTATCGAAAGGAGGCCGGAGATTGGATCGAAGTACAAAAGAACAGGTTGTTGCCGAGCTTCACGGTAAGCTGAAAGACACGAAGTTGGCCGTCCTTGTCGACTACAAGGGCATGAACGTGCGACAGATAACCGAGTTGCGCAATCAGCTCCGCAAGGTCGACGGCGAGATGAAGGTTGTGAAGAACAGTCTTCTCAGGATCGCCCTCAAGGATACGGACTTCGTGCTCCTGGAGGAGTACCTCAAGGACCCCCGGGCGCTTATCATGAATTACGGCGATGTGGTTGAACCGACGAAGGCTCTCGTGGAGTTCGCGAAGAAGAACGCCGAACTGGAGGTCATCACGGGCGTTCTCGAAGGCAGGCT
Protein-coding sequences here:
- the rpmG gene encoding 50S ribosomal protein L33; amino-acid sequence: MRDIITLACSECKRRNYSTTKNKRTTKNRLELKKYCRFCRTHTVHRETK
- a CDS encoding 50S ribosomal protein L1, whose product is MSNRGKRYTEVKKKIEPGTRYTLREAMEITLSSAGAKFDETVDAAIRLGVNPKHADQMVRGSCVLPHGLGKTVRVLVFAKGDKEREALEAGADYAGSDELVEKIKGGWLDFDRVVATPDIMGTVGKLGKILGPRGLMPNPKVGTVTFDVKDAVQELKAGKVEFRVEKAGIVHSPVGKASFGADKLVENLLALIDTIIKLKPASSKGTYLKTISLSTTMGPGVKVDTTDVRNILRAG
- the nusG gene encoding transcription termination/antitermination protein NusG, whose protein sequence is MAFHWYVVHTYSSFENRVKQSLEERIQAAGMGDFFEDILIPEEDVVELKKGEKKTSKRKFFPGYILVRMEMNDDTWHLVKNTPKVTGFIGVNDRPTPIPDADVESLKTRIDEGTLKPKPKFEFEVGDHVRVIDGPFTNFDGIVDEVKPEKGKLRVIVSIFGRSTPVELEFIQVVQN
- the rplJ gene encoding 50S ribosomal protein L10; translated protein: MDRSTKEQVVAELHGKLKDTKLAVLVDYKGMNVRQITELRNQLRKVDGEMKVVKNSLLRIALKDTDFVLLEEYLKDPRALIMNYGDVVEPTKALVEFAKKNAELEVITGVLEGRLLTGDQIKVLADLPSKDVLIAKLLSLMVAVQTQLVTVLSAVPRSFVQVLEAYRVKREESEN
- the rplK gene encoding 50S ribosomal protein L11, with the translated sequence MAKKVIANIKLQIQAGKATPSPPIGPALGQHGVNIMEFCKAYNALTQSQEGTIIPVIITVYADKSFTFITKTPPTSVLLKQAAKIAKGAGDPKREQVGQVTEKQLKEIAEVKYKDLNAVDMEGALKIVEGTARSMGIEIIP
- the secE gene encoding preprotein translocase subunit SecE, whose amino-acid sequence is MEKIKENYNNIRQFLNEARVELRKVAWPTPKQTIASTSVVIIVVMVVSFFLGAVDLGLTKIVRMILG